The proteins below are encoded in one region of Streptomyces cyanogenus:
- a CDS encoding imidazolonepropionase-like domain-containing protein, translating into MLTIHADSRGHAVLVRGDRIEAVGPLEELAAAHPHARVRSWPGILTPGFVNPHGTELLEEAYHPDPREAEALGTEPLTGDALTDLALDDARWGGSARRGVQRMFAHGTVAAACAPLRNRAVRDAVLRTGLELLPRGPVSAGVPALDPLASALPPTTAPAPAPGSPARFAVFDVHDEAELAERGAATCVATVVAGRLVFRRR; encoded by the coding sequence TTGCTGACGATTCACGCGGACTCCCGGGGCCACGCCGTCCTCGTCAGGGGCGATCGGATCGAGGCCGTGGGGCCCCTGGAGGAGCTGGCCGCCGCGCACCCGCACGCGCGCGTGCGCAGCTGGCCCGGCATCCTCACGCCCGGATTCGTCAACCCCCACGGCACCGAACTGCTGGAGGAGGCGTACCACCCCGACCCGCGGGAGGCCGAGGCCCTCGGCACCGAGCCGCTGACCGGGGACGCGCTGACGGACCTCGCCCTCGACGACGCCCGCTGGGGCGGGAGCGCCCGGCGCGGGGTGCAGCGCATGTTCGCCCACGGCACGGTCGCGGCGGCCTGCGCACCGCTGCGCAACCGCGCGGTGCGGGACGCCGTACTCCGCACCGGCCTCGAACTCCTGCCCCGCGGGCCGGTTTCCGCCGGCGTCCCCGCGCTGGACCCCCTCGCCTCCGCCCTCCCGCCCACGACCGCACCCGCCCCGGCCCCGGGCTCCCCGGCCCGCTTCGCCGTCTTCGACGTCCACGACGAGGCGGAGCTGGCCGAGCGGGGGGCGGCGACGTGCGTGGCCACGGTGGTGGCGGGGAGGCTGGTGTTCCGGCGCCGCTGA
- a CDS encoding C40 family peptidase: protein MSHTAHIRSHRKPRRSASTLAMRAGVAGGVLGTLAVAGASGSANAAEPVTQTLELPTLTADLAAQAAQSADATEQAAANYQLQAERDAAAAKAAKEAKADLAEAKQKAAEAKKKAQETARKEAAARASRNADRTTLSTTASTGSTSTSTSTSTATGSAAAVISFVKAQVGKAYVSGATGPSAYDCSGLVQTAFKQVGISLPRVSQDQSTAGTQVSLSNLQPGDILYWGSAGSAYHVAVYVGDGMFVGAQNPSSGVVERPLSYDPPTGAVRVL, encoded by the coding sequence ATGTCCCACACCGCTCACATACGCAGCCACCGGAAGCCCCGCCGCAGCGCGTCGACCCTCGCGATGCGGGCCGGAGTTGCCGGTGGCGTTCTCGGCACCCTGGCAGTCGCCGGGGCGTCCGGCTCGGCGAACGCGGCCGAGCCGGTGACGCAGACCCTTGAACTGCCCACCCTGACGGCCGACCTGGCCGCTCAGGCGGCCCAGTCCGCGGACGCCACCGAACAGGCCGCCGCGAACTACCAGCTGCAGGCCGAGCGTGACGCGGCTGCCGCCAAGGCCGCCAAGGAGGCCAAGGCGGACCTCGCCGAGGCCAAGCAGAAGGCGGCCGAGGCCAAGAAGAAGGCCCAGGAGACCGCCCGCAAGGAGGCCGCCGCCCGCGCCTCGCGCAACGCGGACCGGACCACGCTCTCCACCACGGCGAGCACCGGCTCCACCTCGACCTCCACCAGCACCTCCACGGCCACCGGTTCGGCCGCGGCCGTCATCAGCTTCGTCAAGGCGCAGGTCGGCAAGGCGTACGTCTCCGGCGCCACCGGCCCGTCCGCCTACGACTGCTCCGGCCTGGTGCAGACGGCCTTCAAGCAGGTCGGCATCAGCCTGCCGCGCGTCTCCCAGGACCAGTCGACCGCCGGCACCCAGGTCTCGCTCAGCAACCTGCAGCCGGGCGACATCCTGTACTGGGGCAGCGCGGGCAGCGCGTACCACGTCGCGGTGTACGTCGGCGACGGGATGTTCGTGGGCGCCCAGAACCCCTCCAGCGGCGTCGTGGAGCGCCCGCTGTCGTACGACCCGCCCACCGGCGCCGTGCGGGTGCTCTGA
- a CDS encoding demethylmenaquinone methyltransferase — protein sequence MTRASLNKQPHEVASMFDDVAERYDLTNDVLSLGQDRRWRKEVAKAVDARPAQKVLDLAAGTATSSLPFARTGAYVVPCDFSLGMLQVGKKKHTWLPFTAGDATKLPFKDDTFDAVTISFGLRNVQDTDAALREMYRVTRPGGRVVICEFSHPTWAPFRTVYTEYLMRALPSVARAVSSNPDAYVYLAESIRAWPDQPALAERLRKAGWSKVAWRNLTGGVVTLHRGFKES from the coding sequence GTGACCCGCGCTTCCCTGAACAAGCAGCCGCACGAAGTCGCCTCGATGTTCGACGACGTGGCGGAACGGTACGACCTGACGAACGACGTGCTGTCGCTCGGCCAGGACCGGCGCTGGCGCAAGGAGGTGGCGAAGGCGGTCGACGCGCGCCCCGCGCAGAAGGTCCTGGACCTGGCCGCCGGCACGGCCACCTCCTCGCTGCCCTTCGCGCGGACGGGCGCGTACGTCGTCCCCTGCGACTTCTCCCTCGGCATGCTCCAGGTCGGCAAGAAGAAGCACACCTGGCTGCCGTTCACCGCGGGCGACGCGACGAAGCTGCCCTTCAAGGACGACACCTTCGACGCGGTGACGATCTCCTTCGGGCTGCGCAACGTGCAGGACACGGACGCGGCCCTGCGGGAGATGTACCGGGTCACCCGGCCCGGCGGACGCGTGGTGATCTGCGAGTTCTCCCACCCGACCTGGGCGCCCTTCCGCACCGTCTACACCGAGTACCTGATGCGGGCGCTGCCCTCGGTCGCGCGCGCGGTGTCCTCGAACCCGGACGCGTACGTCTACCTCGCCGAGTCGATCCGGGCCTGGCCCGACCAGCCCGCCCTCGCCGAACGGCTGCGCAAGGCGGGCTGGTCGAAGGTCGCGTGGCGCAACCTCACCGGCGGTGTGGTCACGCTGCACCGGGGCTTCAAGGAGAGCTGA
- a CDS encoding geranylgeranyl reductase family protein: MTVVTEPLSENTADVIVVGAGPAGSTTAYHLAKAGLDVLLLEKTEFPREKVCGDGLTPRAVKQLVAMGIDISEEAGWLRNKGLRIIGGGSRLQLDWPDLAAYPNYGLVRKRDDFDEQLARNAQKAGARLYERCNVSGPVVDDRTGRITGVTAKLGEEKREVTFHAPLVVAADGNSTRLSLAMGLNRREDRPMGVAVRTYFESPRHDDDYLESWLELWDRRGPQDRLLPGYGWIFGMGDGTSNVGLGVLNTSASFKELDWREVLKAWCASMPEDWGYTPENMTGPIRGAALPMAFNRQPHYTRGLLLVGDAGGLVNPFNGEGIAYAMESGQIAADVIVQAHARATPAQREIALQRYPRVLKDTYGGYYTLGRAFVKLIGNPKVMQIATQRGLTHPLLMKFTLKLLANLTDPTGGDAMDRIINGLSKVAPKA; the protein is encoded by the coding sequence GTGACCGTCGTGACCGAGCCCCTCTCCGAGAACACCGCCGACGTGATCGTCGTGGGCGCGGGGCCGGCCGGCTCCACGACCGCGTACCACCTCGCCAAGGCCGGTCTCGATGTGCTGCTCCTGGAGAAGACCGAGTTCCCGCGCGAGAAGGTCTGCGGCGACGGCCTCACCCCGCGCGCGGTGAAGCAGCTCGTCGCCATGGGGATCGACATCTCCGAGGAGGCCGGCTGGCTGCGCAACAAGGGTCTGCGCATCATCGGCGGCGGCTCCCGCCTCCAGCTGGACTGGCCGGACCTCGCCGCCTACCCGAACTACGGGCTCGTCCGCAAGCGGGACGACTTCGACGAGCAGCTCGCCCGCAACGCCCAGAAGGCGGGGGCGCGGTTGTACGAGCGCTGCAACGTGAGCGGCCCCGTCGTCGACGACCGCACCGGCCGCATCACGGGCGTCACCGCCAAGCTCGGCGAGGAGAAGCGCGAGGTCACCTTCCACGCACCCCTGGTGGTGGCCGCCGACGGCAACTCCACCCGGCTGTCCCTGGCCATGGGCCTGAACCGCCGAGAGGACCGCCCGATGGGCGTCGCGGTCCGGACGTACTTCGAGAGCCCCCGCCACGACGACGACTACCTGGAGTCCTGGCTGGAGCTGTGGGACCGGCGCGGCCCGCAGGACCGGCTGCTGCCCGGCTACGGCTGGATCTTCGGCATGGGCGACGGCACCTCGAACGTGGGCCTCGGCGTGCTCAACACCTCCGCCTCCTTCAAGGAGCTGGACTGGCGCGAGGTCCTCAAGGCGTGGTGCGCCTCCATGCCGGAGGACTGGGGCTACACCCCCGAGAACATGACCGGCCCGATCCGCGGCGCCGCCCTCCCCATGGCCTTCAACCGCCAGCCGCACTACACGCGCGGGCTGCTCCTCGTCGGCGACGCCGGCGGCCTGGTGAACCCCTTCAACGGCGAGGGCATCGCCTACGCCATGGAGTCCGGCCAGATCGCCGCCGACGTCATCGTGCAGGCCCACGCGCGCGCGACGCCCGCCCAGCGCGAGATCGCCCTCCAGCGCTACCCGCGCGTCCTCAAGGACACCTACGGCGGCTACTACACGCTCGGCCGCGCCTTCGTGAAGCTCATCGGCAACCCGAAGGTCATGCAGATCGCCACCCAGCGCGGCCTGACCCACCCGCTGCTGATGAAGTTCACCCTCAAGCTCCTCGCGAACCTCACCGACCCCACGGGCGGCGACGCGATGGACCGGATCATCAACGGCCTGAGCAAGGTGGCCCCGAAGGCGTGA
- a CDS encoding PASTA domain-containing protein: protein MRVPRLVGLMAMDARETARARGLFLNAPDRPDFHRAVVDYVVRQYPQPGAEVPADSMVYVWFDLGEGEGGGGVREPRVPRPPTGGLKRELDQPGDPCAVAGFSSP, encoded by the coding sequence GTGCGCGTCCCGCGTCTGGTCGGTCTGATGGCCATGGACGCGCGCGAAACGGCCCGGGCGCGGGGCCTGTTCCTCAACGCGCCGGACCGCCCGGACTTCCACCGCGCCGTCGTCGACTACGTCGTGCGCCAGTATCCGCAGCCCGGCGCCGAGGTGCCGGCGGACTCGATGGTGTACGTGTGGTTCGACCTCGGTGAGGGCGAGGGGGGCGGAGGCGTGCGGGAGCCACGCGTGCCGCGGCCCCCGACGGGCGGACTGAAACGGGAACTGGACCAGCCCGGCGACCCTTGCGCGGTGGCCGGATTCAGCTCTCCTTGA
- a CDS encoding NADH-quinone oxidoreductase subunit C, whose amino-acid sequence MSDANGTHGVNGANGSANGVNPDKDLSASNLPGRRGQGGEEIRVQRGMFGADNGGDTSGYGGLVRSVRLPGPATRPYGGWFDEVADELEGALEEQGLLPDNAIEKTVVDRGELTFHIEREHLVRVARTLRDDPALRFELCTGVSGVHYPNDKGRELHAVYHLRSITHNRLIRLEVSAPDSDPHIPSLVSVYPTNDWHERETYDFFGIVFDGHPALTRIMMPDDWQGHPQRKDYPLGGIPVEYKGAQIPAPDQRRSYS is encoded by the coding sequence GTGAGCGACGCGAACGGCACCCACGGAGTCAACGGGGCGAACGGGTCCGCGAACGGGGTCAACCCCGACAAGGACCTCTCCGCCTCCAACCTCCCCGGCCGGCGCGGCCAGGGCGGCGAGGAGATCCGTGTCCAGCGCGGCATGTTCGGCGCCGACAACGGCGGCGACACCTCCGGCTACGGCGGCCTGGTCCGATCGGTCCGACTCCCGGGACCGGCGACCCGGCCCTACGGCGGCTGGTTCGACGAGGTCGCCGACGAGCTGGAGGGCGCCCTGGAGGAGCAGGGCCTCCTGCCCGACAACGCCATCGAGAAGACGGTCGTCGACCGCGGCGAGCTGACCTTCCACATCGAACGCGAGCACCTGGTCCGCGTCGCCCGCACCCTGCGCGACGACCCGGCCCTGCGCTTCGAGCTGTGCACCGGCGTCAGCGGCGTCCACTACCCGAACGACAAGGGCCGCGAGCTGCACGCCGTCTACCACCTGCGCTCGATCACCCACAACCGGCTGATCCGCCTGGAGGTCAGCGCCCCCGACAGCGACCCGCACATCCCGTCGCTGGTCTCCGTCTACCCCACCAACGACTGGCACGAGCGCGAGACCTACGACTTCTTCGGGATCGTCTTCGACGGTCACCCGGCCCTGACACGGATCATGATGCCCGACGACTGGCAGGGCCACCCGCAGCGCAAGGACTACCCCCTCGGCGGCATCCCCGTCGAGTACAAGGGCGCCCAGATCCCGGCTCCGGACCAGCGGAGGTCGTACTCGTGA
- the def gene encoding peptide deformylase, giving the protein MPRVFVQGTPADYYPRHAPEAGRGAVRRVTEVGEQVLHKPCRDVTEFGPDLAALIDDMFRTMYVAEGAGLAANQVGVDLRIFVYDCPDDDGVRHVGHIVNPVLDAPTSGRRLLEESEGCLSVPGAVMAVPRPDRAVVRGQDKDGRPVVVEGTGYFARCLVHETDHTNGYVYLDRLSKRDKKDALRQMAARRDEVYARRAANAAALSA; this is encoded by the coding sequence ATGCCACGCGTGTTCGTTCAGGGAACTCCCGCCGACTACTACCCGCGCCACGCCCCCGAGGCCGGGCGGGGTGCGGTGCGCCGGGTCACCGAGGTCGGCGAGCAGGTGCTGCACAAGCCGTGCCGGGACGTCACGGAGTTCGGGCCCGACCTCGCCGCGCTCATCGACGACATGTTCCGCACCATGTATGTCGCCGAGGGTGCGGGACTGGCGGCGAATCAGGTCGGGGTCGATCTGCGGATCTTCGTGTACGACTGCCCTGATGACGACGGTGTCCGACATGTCGGACACATTGTCAACCCTGTGCTGGACGCGCCCACGAGCGGGCGACGGCTGCTGGAGGAGAGCGAGGGCTGCCTGTCGGTGCCCGGCGCCGTGATGGCCGTACCGCGGCCGGACCGGGCCGTCGTCCGCGGGCAGGACAAGGACGGCCGTCCGGTCGTCGTGGAGGGCACGGGGTACTTCGCGCGGTGTCTGGTCCACGAGACCGACCACACCAACGGGTACGTCTATCTGGACCGGCTCTCCAAACGGGACAAGAAGGACGCGCTGCGGCAGATGGCGGCCCGGCGGGACGAGGTGTACGCCCGCCGGGCCGCCAACGCCGCGGCTCTCAGTGCCTAG
- a CDS encoding NADH-quinone oxidoreductase subunit D: MSTQSASAASAASARETTEGTVYTVTGGDWDEVVQSAARADDERIVVNMGPQHPSTHGVLRLILEIEGETVTEARCGIGYLHTGIEKNLEYRTWTQGTTFVTRMDYLTSFFNETAYCLAVEKLLGIEDQITERAKIIRVLLMELNRLSSHLVCIATGGMELGATTIMIYGFRDREMILDIYELITGLRMNHAYIRPGGLAQDLPPGAVDQIREFVKKMQKNLPEYDKLATGNPIFKARMQNIGYLDLAGCMALGATGPILRATGLPHDLRKAQPYCDYETYDFDVPTADSCDAYGRFLIRLEEMRQSLRIIEQCLDRLQPGPVMVADKKIAWPAQLALGPDGLGNSLDHIKKIMGTSMEALIHHFKLVTEGFRVPPGQAYTAVESPKGELGVHAVSDGGTRPYRVHFRDPSFTNLQAMAAMCEGGQVADVIVAVASIDPVMGGVDR; encoded by the coding sequence GTGAGCACGCAGTCAGCATCCGCCGCGTCGGCCGCGTCCGCACGCGAGACCACCGAGGGCACCGTATACACGGTCACCGGTGGCGACTGGGACGAGGTCGTCCAGTCCGCGGCCCGCGCCGACGACGAGCGCATCGTCGTCAACATGGGTCCCCAGCACCCGTCCACCCATGGAGTGCTCCGCCTCATCCTGGAGATCGAGGGCGAGACGGTCACCGAGGCCCGCTGCGGCATCGGCTACCTCCACACCGGCATCGAGAAGAACCTCGAGTACCGCACGTGGACGCAGGGCACCACCTTCGTCACGCGCATGGACTACCTGACGTCCTTCTTCAACGAGACCGCCTACTGCCTCGCCGTCGAGAAGCTCCTCGGCATCGAGGACCAGATCACCGAGCGCGCCAAGATCATCCGGGTGCTCCTGATGGAGCTGAACCGGCTCTCCTCGCACCTGGTGTGCATCGCCACCGGCGGCATGGAGCTGGGCGCCACCACGATCATGATCTACGGATTCCGTGATCGTGAAATGATTCTCGACATCTACGAGCTCATCACGGGCCTGCGCATGAACCACGCGTACATCCGGCCCGGCGGACTCGCCCAGGACCTGCCGCCCGGCGCGGTGGACCAGATCCGCGAGTTCGTGAAGAAGATGCAGAAGAACCTCCCGGAGTACGACAAGCTCGCCACCGGGAACCCCATCTTCAAGGCCCGCATGCAGAACATCGGCTACCTCGACCTGGCCGGCTGCATGGCCCTCGGCGCGACCGGCCCGATCCTGCGCGCCACCGGCCTCCCGCACGACCTGCGCAAGGCGCAGCCGTACTGCGACTACGAGACGTACGACTTCGACGTCCCGACCGCCGACTCGTGCGACGCCTACGGGCGCTTCCTCATCCGCCTGGAGGAGATGCGCCAGTCGCTCAGGATCATCGAGCAGTGCCTGGACCGGCTCCAGCCCGGCCCGGTCATGGTCGCCGACAAGAAGATCGCCTGGCCCGCCCAGCTCGCCCTGGGACCCGACGGACTCGGCAACTCCCTCGACCACATCAAGAAGATCATGGGCACCTCCATGGAGGCCCTGATCCACCACTTCAAGCTGGTCACCGAGGGCTTCCGCGTCCCGCCGGGACAGGCGTACACGGCCGTCGAGTCGCCCAAGGGCGAACTCGGGGTGCACGCCGTCTCCGACGGCGGCACCCGCCCCTACCGGGTCCACTTCCGTGACCCGTCCTTCACCAACCTGCAGGCCATGGCGGCGATGTGCGAGGGCGGCCAGGTCGCCGACGTCATCGTCGCCGTCGCGTCCATCGACCCCGTGATGGGAGGCGTCGACCGGTGA
- a CDS encoding NADH-quinone oxidoreductase subunit A yields the protein MNAYAPILVLGALGAGFAIFSVVMATLIGPKRYNRAKLEAYECGIEPTPTPAGGGRFPIKYYLTAMLFIVFDIEIVFLYPWAVTFDALGIFGLVEMLLFVLTVFVAYAYVWRRGGLEWD from the coding sequence GTGAACGCGTATGCGCCCATCCTCGTACTGGGAGCCCTCGGGGCAGGCTTTGCGATCTTCTCCGTGGTCATGGCCACGCTGATCGGTCCGAAGCGGTACAACCGCGCCAAGCTCGAGGCCTACGAGTGCGGCATCGAGCCGACCCCCACGCCGGCCGGCGGCGGGCGCTTCCCCATCAAGTACTACCTGACGGCGATGCTCTTCATCGTCTTCGACATCGAGATCGTCTTCCTCTACCCCTGGGCCGTCACCTTCGACGCCCTGGGGATTTTCGGGCTCGTGGAGATGCTGCTCTTCGTGCTCACCGTCTTCGTCGCGTACGCGTACGTATGGCGGCGCGGCGGCCTGGAATGGGACTGA
- a CDS encoding chitinase has product MRRPPRPIAAFTCAVALAVTGCAQGAGSTQAENTRAGSTSRAAGHSPGYAPYVSATEAAPTDSAGSPGAYNLAFVVSGGSGCTPKWNGTEAVTDSAVASRISALKKDGATVRVSFGGASGKELAAACDGAGELAAAYAEALDAAGSTAADFDIEGDELADSASVDLRSRAIARLQRARPELDVSFTLPVMPSGLDADSLALLESANTYDVEVSTVNLMTMNYGESYGGDMGDYAVTSAKAAHAQLRKVFGLPDAGAWRGMALTSMIGVNDVAGETFTLADAGQVRAFAQETGIAWVSMWSAFRDRPCEGSSSGGHAPTVCSGVKQEKGAFGKAFAG; this is encoded by the coding sequence ATGAGGAGACCGCCGAGGCCGATCGCCGCGTTCACCTGTGCCGTCGCCCTCGCGGTGACCGGTTGCGCCCAGGGCGCCGGGAGCACGCAGGCCGAGAACACGCGGGCCGGGAGCACGTCCCGCGCCGCCGGCCACTCCCCCGGTTACGCGCCCTACGTCAGCGCCACCGAGGCCGCCCCGACCGACTCCGCCGGTTCCCCGGGGGCGTACAACCTGGCCTTCGTCGTCTCCGGCGGCAGCGGCTGCACCCCGAAGTGGAACGGCACCGAGGCGGTCACCGACTCCGCCGTGGCCTCCCGGATATCTGCGCTGAAGAAGGACGGCGCCACCGTCCGCGTCTCCTTCGGCGGAGCCTCCGGAAAGGAGTTGGCGGCCGCCTGCGACGGCGCCGGGGAACTCGCCGCCGCCTATGCCGAGGCGCTGGACGCGGCCGGATCCACCGCCGCCGATTTCGACATCGAGGGCGACGAACTGGCCGACTCCGCGTCCGTCGACCTGCGTTCGCGGGCGATAGCCCGGCTGCAGAGGGCACGGCCGGAGCTGGACGTCTCCTTCACGCTTCCGGTGATGCCGTCCGGGCTCGACGCGGACAGCCTCGCGCTGCTGGAGTCGGCGAACACGTATGACGTCGAGGTGTCCACGGTCAATCTGATGACCATGAATTACGGCGAGTCGTACGGCGGTGACATGGGTGACTACGCGGTGACGTCCGCGAAGGCCGCGCACGCGCAGTTGAGGAAGGTGTTCGGGCTGCCGGACGCCGGGGCGTGGCGGGGGATGGCGCTCACGTCGATGATCGGCGTCAATGACGTGGCCGGTGAGACGTTCACGCTTGCCGACGCCGGTCAGGTACGGGCGTTCGCGCAGGAGACGGGGATCGCGTGGGTGTCCATGTGGTCCGCTTTCCGCGACCGGCCGTGCGAGGGCTCCTCCTCCGGGGGGCACGCGCCGACCGTGTGCAGCGGGGTGAAGCAGGAGAAGGGGGCGTTCGGAAAGGCGTTCGCGGGGTGA
- the nuoE gene encoding NADH-quinone oxidoreductase subunit NuoE — translation MTTSSSERGVSLGMPQLPAPAYPDDVRARLEADAHEIIARYPDSRSALLPLLHLVQAEEGHVTRTGMQFCADVLGLTTAEVTAVATFYTMYRRRPSGDYQVGVCTNTLCAVMGGDAIFETLQEHLGLGNGETTDDGKVTLEHIECNAACDYAPVVMVNWEFFDNQTPASAKRLVDDLRAGRSVQPTRGARLCTFKETARILAGFPDERPGAVEEGGSAGPASLVGLRLARGEAASARVVHPRGGPHEEPQDRVHEPSPAEHLSSHDAPQETSASDPSHPSGPTAEEGE, via the coding sequence GTGACCACCTCTTCTTCGGAGCGGGGCGTCAGCCTGGGCATGCCCCAACTGCCCGCGCCCGCCTACCCGGACGACGTCCGTGCCCGGCTGGAGGCGGACGCGCACGAGATCATCGCGCGCTACCCGGACTCCCGGTCCGCCCTGCTGCCGCTGCTCCACCTCGTGCAGGCGGAGGAAGGCCACGTCACGCGCACCGGAATGCAGTTCTGCGCGGACGTGCTCGGCCTGACCACGGCCGAGGTCACCGCCGTCGCCACCTTCTACACCATGTACCGGCGCCGGCCCTCCGGTGACTACCAGGTCGGCGTGTGCACCAACACGCTGTGCGCGGTGATGGGCGGCGACGCGATCTTCGAGACCCTCCAGGAACACCTGGGCCTCGGCAACGGCGAGACCACCGACGACGGCAAGGTCACCCTGGAGCACATCGAGTGCAACGCGGCCTGCGACTACGCGCCGGTCGTGATGGTCAACTGGGAGTTCTTCGACAACCAGACCCCGGCGAGCGCCAAGCGCCTGGTCGACGACCTGCGTGCGGGGCGCTCCGTACAGCCCACCCGCGGGGCGCGCCTGTGCACCTTCAAGGAGACCGCGCGGATTCTGGCCGGCTTCCCCGACGAGCGGCCCGGGGCCGTCGAGGAGGGCGGCAGTGCGGGACCCGCGTCGCTGGTGGGCCTTCGCCTGGCAAGGGGAGAGGCCGCATCGGCACGCGTGGTCCATCCGCGCGGAGGTCCGCACGAGGAACCCCAGGACAGGGTGCACGAGCCCTCGCCGGCCGAGCACCTCAGCTCCCATGACGCGCCGCAGGAGACATCGGCCTCCGACCCGTCCCATCCGTCAGGGCCTACCGCCGAGGAGGGGGAGTGA
- a CDS encoding GNAT family N-acetyltransferase encodes MNRPLPAVRLRVPTHEDAVAWHRVFADPEVMEFHGGRPAALSVYEELTARQRRHDAEHGFCLWTLLDESGEVIGFTGAQPWPRDWGPVGEIEIGWRLGRAHWGKGYATAAARETLGRVRAAGVPGVVAMVRPGNERSLAVVRRLGMEQAETYTHPTLNEPALCFRLNLTSDHGK; translated from the coding sequence GTGAACCGACCTCTCCCCGCGGTACGGCTGCGCGTTCCCACGCACGAGGACGCGGTCGCCTGGCACCGGGTCTTCGCCGACCCGGAGGTCATGGAGTTCCACGGCGGCAGGCCCGCGGCGCTGTCCGTGTACGAGGAACTCACCGCACGCCAGCGGCGGCACGACGCGGAGCACGGTTTCTGCCTGTGGACCCTGCTGGACGAGTCCGGGGAGGTCATCGGCTTCACCGGCGCGCAGCCGTGGCCGAGGGACTGGGGCCCGGTCGGCGAGATCGAGATCGGCTGGCGGCTCGGGCGGGCGCACTGGGGGAAGGGGTACGCCACCGCGGCGGCGCGGGAGACGCTCGGGCGGGTGCGGGCGGCCGGGGTGCCGGGTGTGGTGGCGATGGTCCGGCCGGGCAACGAGCGGTCCCTGGCGGTGGTCCGGCGGCTCGGCATGGAACAGGCGGAGACCTACACGCATCCCACGCTGAACGAGCCGGCGCTCTGCTTCCGGCTCAACCTCACCAGTGACCACGGAAAGTAA
- a CDS encoding NuoB/complex I 20 kDa subunit family protein yields the protein MGLEEKLPSGFLLTTVEQAAGWVRKASVFPATFGLACCAIEMMTTGAGRYDLARFGMEVFRGSPRQADLMIVAGRVSQKMAPVLRQVYDQMPNPKWVISMGVCASSGGMFNNYAIVQGVDHIVPVDIYLPGCPPRPEMLMDAILKLHQKIQSSKLGVNAEEAAREAEEAALKALPTIEMKGLLR from the coding sequence ATGGGACTCGAAGAAAAGCTGCCGAGCGGCTTCCTGCTGACCACCGTCGAGCAGGCCGCGGGCTGGGTGCGCAAGGCGTCCGTCTTCCCGGCCACCTTCGGCCTGGCCTGCTGCGCCATCGAGATGATGACCACCGGGGCCGGCCGTTACGACCTCGCCCGCTTCGGCATGGAGGTCTTCCGCGGCTCGCCGCGCCAGGCGGACCTGATGATCGTCGCCGGCCGGGTCAGCCAGAAGATGGCGCCCGTCCTGAGGCAGGTCTACGACCAGATGCCCAACCCCAAGTGGGTGATCTCCATGGGGGTGTGCGCCTCCTCCGGCGGCATGTTCAACAACTACGCGATCGTCCAGGGCGTCGACCACATCGTCCCGGTCGACATCTACCTGCCGGGCTGCCCGCCCCGCCCCGAGATGCTGATGGACGCGATCCTCAAGCTCCACCAGAAGATCCAGTCCTCCAAGCTCGGCGTGAACGCCGAGGAAGCGGCCCGCGAGGCGGAGGAGGCGGCGCTCAAGGCCCTGCCCACGATCGAGATGAAGGGGCTGCTGCGGTGA